In a genomic window of Roseiflexus castenholzii DSM 13941:
- a CDS encoding CYTH and CHAD domain-containing protein, which produces MDQQRVNPIEVELKFRVGDPAIFRALSRPMTLGDFQLKPVGDGEHQHNTYYDTPDFRLRAQHYGLRVRTVGHHRIATLKGETQSRDGLHQRPEWEMPVESDDPQRWSPGDVRDRAFALAGGAPLQPVLTIETLRRLVYVWQGSRRVAEIALDEGVIYAGGREQMFYELEIELLPEGTREDLDTLGALLQAQFPLQPDNLSKLARGLALLDEAVLDAEDAAKRLKGGDVISASTEQSLIRLLALTLLDRAIPEGAFLPVHRRLLGLAAACYDAALAAGVEVPERAARDMVLSAQIDDLDADQQALAAALPGMVRARVRPRRDPAFIRLSESDQKMALRLGAILRLAAALVEQSIRTLAVAHTNGAVALTLAPGTDDVLEPITARSDLWRDQIGPVTFAVVEHDALAPLPVEPPDPAFAVLKLTDGLQGGEPLTEGARRMLRRTFERLLARIDAVAKDEDPEDVHDARVATRRLRASLQVVEGIFDPDLVRELRRGLRRVAQSLGVVRDYDVFLESVRAFRDQLPEERRSITAPLIAAIESVRASARERLLADLESKRFGRFLRQCAAFLTTPGAGVVDQSETGAPTRVRDFAGSAIWRRYEQWRAFDAVLDGASDEVRHMARIAGKRLRYTLEFFADALGPGVDQALGPLMELQELLGNLQDAAVARAHIRALGLADDPGAQEYLAALDAAHDRLLAGFARLWAKVDSVTYRRRLFELIIRM; this is translated from the coding sequence ATGGATCAACAACGTGTCAATCCCATCGAAGTCGAACTGAAGTTTCGCGTCGGCGATCCGGCGATCTTTCGCGCGCTGTCGCGCCCGATGACACTCGGCGACTTTCAGTTGAAGCCGGTTGGGGATGGCGAACATCAGCACAACACGTACTACGACACGCCCGATTTCCGGTTGCGCGCGCAGCACTATGGGCTGCGGGTGCGCACTGTCGGTCATCACCGGATTGCGACCCTGAAAGGCGAAACCCAATCGCGCGATGGTCTTCATCAGCGCCCTGAGTGGGAGATGCCTGTTGAGAGCGACGATCCGCAACGCTGGTCCCCCGGTGATGTGCGCGACCGCGCATTCGCGCTGGCAGGCGGTGCGCCACTCCAACCGGTGCTGACCATCGAAACCCTGCGGCGCCTGGTGTATGTCTGGCAGGGTTCGCGGCGTGTTGCCGAAATTGCGCTCGATGAAGGGGTTATCTATGCTGGCGGGCGTGAGCAGATGTTCTATGAACTGGAGATCGAATTGCTGCCCGAAGGTACTCGTGAAGATCTTGATACGCTCGGCGCACTCTTGCAGGCGCAATTTCCGCTGCAACCCGACAATCTGAGCAAACTGGCGCGTGGTTTGGCGTTGCTCGATGAAGCGGTGTTGGATGCTGAGGATGCCGCAAAACGTTTGAAAGGGGGCGATGTGATATCTGCATCAACCGAACAGTCGCTTATCCGCCTTCTGGCGTTGACGCTGCTGGATCGCGCGATACCAGAGGGCGCCTTTCTGCCGGTTCACCGCCGCCTGCTGGGGCTTGCTGCCGCCTGCTACGACGCGGCGCTCGCTGCCGGTGTCGAAGTCCCTGAGCGCGCTGCGCGCGATATGGTGCTCTCGGCGCAAATTGACGACCTGGATGCCGATCAGCAAGCGCTCGCCGCCGCACTGCCAGGGATGGTGCGCGCCAGAGTGCGCCCGCGTCGTGATCCGGCGTTCATCCGCCTGAGCGAGAGCGATCAGAAGATGGCGCTACGCCTCGGCGCAATCCTGCGCCTGGCGGCGGCGTTGGTGGAACAGAGCATCCGCACGCTGGCGGTCGCGCACACGAATGGCGCTGTTGCGCTGACCCTTGCGCCCGGAACTGATGACGTTCTGGAACCGATTACTGCCCGCAGCGATCTCTGGCGCGATCAGATCGGTCCTGTCACGTTCGCTGTTGTTGAACACGACGCGCTGGCGCCGCTGCCGGTCGAACCACCTGATCCAGCATTCGCCGTTCTGAAACTGACCGACGGGTTGCAGGGAGGCGAACCGTTGACGGAAGGGGCGCGTCGGATGCTCCGCCGCACCTTCGAGCGATTGCTTGCCCGGATCGATGCCGTTGCAAAGGACGAGGACCCGGAGGATGTCCATGATGCGCGGGTGGCAACCCGCCGCCTGCGCGCGTCGCTTCAGGTCGTCGAGGGCATTTTCGACCCCGATCTGGTGCGGGAATTGCGTCGTGGGTTGCGGCGCGTGGCTCAGTCGCTCGGCGTGGTGCGCGATTATGATGTGTTCCTGGAATCGGTGCGCGCATTCCGTGATCAACTGCCGGAGGAGCGCCGGTCGATCACAGCGCCGCTCATCGCCGCTATCGAGTCGGTGCGCGCGTCGGCGCGTGAGCGCCTGCTTGCGGACCTGGAATCGAAGCGCTTTGGACGTTTTCTTCGCCAATGTGCGGCTTTTCTCACCACTCCCGGCGCCGGGGTTGTCGATCAGAGCGAAACCGGTGCGCCGACGCGCGTGCGCGACTTTGCCGGCAGCGCCATCTGGCGACGCTACGAACAGTGGCGCGCCTTCGACGCCGTGCTCGACGGCGCATCTGACGAGGTGCGTCATATGGCGCGCATTGCCGGCAAACGCCTGCGCTACACGCTGGAGTTTTTCGCCGATGCGCTGGGTCCCGGCGTCGATCAGGCGCTTGGTCCGCTGATGGAATTGCAGGAGTTGCTCGGTAACCTTCAGGATGCCGCCGTTGCGCGGGCGCACATCCGCGCGCTTGGACTGGCCGACGATCCGGGCGCACAGGAGTATCTCGCAGCGCTCGACGCAGCGCACGACCGGTTGCTCGCCGGTTTCGCGCGGTTGTGGGCAAAAGTTGACAGCGTCACCTATCGGCGGCGACTCTTTGAGTTGATTATTCGAATGTGA
- the rpsO gene encoding 30S ribosomal protein S15, which produces MALEKDEKTAIITDYQIHSSDTGSPQVQVALLTERINGLIEHLKVHPHDHHSRRGLLKLVGRRRRLLAYLASKDKDAYRKLIDSLGLRR; this is translated from the coding sequence GTGGCGCTGGAAAAGGACGAAAAAACGGCGATCATCACCGATTATCAGATTCATAGCAGCGACACCGGCTCGCCGCAAGTGCAGGTTGCGCTACTGACGGAACGAATCAACGGCTTGATCGAGCATCTGAAGGTGCATCCGCACGATCACCATTCGCGGCGTGGGTTGTTGAAACTGGTTGGCCGCCGCCGCCGGTTGCTGGCGTATCTGGCGAGCAAAGACAAAGATGCGTATCGCAAGTTGATCGACAGTCTGGGGTTGCGTCGCTAG
- the pnp gene encoding polyribonucleotide nucleotidyltransferase: protein MSERRIHSVSMDLAGRTLTLETGRFAEQANGAVVVRYGDTMLLATAVASKEPRTDTDFFPLTVDYEEKMYAAGKIPGSFFKREGKPTEGAILTARLTDRPLRPLFPEGYRNEVQIIVTTFSIDMVNDPAPLSIIAASAALAISDIPFLGPVGAVQVGYIDGALQINPPMPNMANSDLDLVVAGTKEAVLMVEAGANELPEEVMLEAVIQGHQVCKQICDLQNELVKLAGRPKKEFVPPPVDTSLEEAIQQWLGNRLYEAITDANKMVRDAQTEALKREVIAHFTADEPEEELEARTAAVSAAFENILYEEVRRMILERGERVDGRGPKDIRPISVEVGLIPRVHGSGLFTRGQTQVLTLATLGSPAEEQRLDDLGIETAKRYIHHYNFPPFSTGEIRRLGSPRRRDIGHGALAERSLLAVLPPKEEFPYTMRLVSETLSSNGSSSMASVCGSSLALMDAGVPIRAPVAGIAMGLITGKDGRWRVLTDIQGIEDHLGDMDFKVAGTAKGITGLQMDIKTTGITYEIMREAFAQAREGRLHVLEKMNAVISEPRKELSPYAPRIITLQINPEKIGALIGPGGKTIRSITEATGAQIDIEEDGRVYISTADAAAAQQAVAMVEALTREIKVGDIFLGKVVRIMPFGAFVNLAPGKDGMVHVSELDVGRVENVEDVIKMGDEINVMVIGIEPGTGKVSLSRRALLTGETAEDRRAAGAGRGLRDGGRSSGSERSGDRSPRSDDRPRPRRR from the coding sequence ATGTCAGAACGTCGGATTCATTCAGTCAGTATGGATCTTGCAGGCCGCACGCTGACACTGGAAACCGGGCGCTTCGCTGAACAGGCGAACGGCGCGGTGGTGGTGCGGTACGGCGACACGATGCTGCTGGCAACGGCAGTGGCATCGAAAGAACCGCGCACTGATACGGATTTCTTTCCGTTGACGGTTGATTACGAAGAAAAAATGTACGCTGCGGGCAAAATTCCCGGCAGTTTTTTCAAACGTGAAGGCAAGCCGACCGAAGGCGCGATCCTGACAGCGCGGCTCACCGACCGCCCACTGCGCCCCCTCTTCCCGGAAGGCTACCGCAATGAAGTGCAGATCATCGTCACGACCTTTTCGATCGATATGGTCAACGATCCGGCGCCGTTGTCGATCATCGCCGCTTCAGCGGCGCTGGCGATTTCCGACATTCCGTTCCTCGGTCCGGTCGGAGCGGTGCAGGTCGGGTATATCGACGGCGCGTTGCAGATCAACCCGCCAATGCCCAACATGGCGAACAGCGACCTCGACCTGGTGGTGGCCGGCACCAAAGAGGCGGTGCTGATGGTCGAGGCAGGGGCGAATGAACTTCCCGAAGAGGTGATGCTCGAAGCGGTCATTCAGGGACATCAGGTATGCAAGCAGATTTGCGATTTGCAGAACGAATTGGTGAAACTGGCTGGCCGCCCGAAGAAGGAATTCGTCCCGCCGCCGGTTGATACGTCGCTCGAAGAGGCGATCCAGCAGTGGCTGGGAAACCGATTGTACGAGGCGATCACCGACGCGAACAAGATGGTGCGCGATGCGCAGACCGAAGCGCTCAAGCGTGAGGTGATCGCGCATTTCACTGCCGATGAGCCGGAAGAAGAACTCGAAGCGCGCACGGCTGCGGTCTCTGCCGCATTCGAGAACATTCTGTACGAGGAAGTGCGGCGCATGATCCTCGAGCGCGGCGAACGCGTCGATGGGCGTGGTCCGAAAGACATTCGCCCGATTTCGGTAGAGGTGGGGCTGATCCCGCGCGTACACGGATCGGGGTTGTTCACCCGCGGGCAGACGCAGGTGTTGACGCTGGCGACGCTCGGTTCGCCGGCTGAGGAGCAACGCCTTGATGATCTCGGCATCGAAACGGCTAAACGGTACATTCATCACTATAACTTCCCGCCGTTCAGCACCGGCGAGATCCGCCGCCTCGGTTCGCCGCGCCGCCGCGACATTGGCCACGGCGCGCTGGCGGAACGATCACTGCTCGCAGTGCTGCCGCCAAAAGAGGAGTTCCCCTACACCATGCGCCTGGTGTCCGAAACGCTCTCCTCGAACGGCTCCTCGTCGATGGCGTCAGTGTGCGGTTCGTCACTGGCGCTCATGGATGCAGGCGTGCCGATCAGGGCGCCGGTCGCCGGGATTGCAATGGGGTTGATCACCGGCAAAGACGGTCGCTGGCGCGTGCTGACGGATATCCAGGGCATTGAGGACCATCTGGGCGATATGGATTTCAAGGTCGCCGGCACGGCAAAGGGGATCACCGGGTTGCAGATGGATATCAAGACTACCGGGATTACCTACGAGATCATGCGCGAGGCGTTCGCTCAGGCGCGCGAGGGTCGCCTGCACGTGCTCGAGAAGATGAATGCGGTGATCAGCGAGCCGCGCAAGGAACTCTCGCCGTATGCGCCGCGCATCATCACGCTCCAGATCAACCCGGAGAAGATCGGCGCACTTATTGGTCCCGGCGGCAAGACGATTCGCAGTATTACGGAAGCCACCGGCGCGCAGATCGATATCGAGGAAGATGGGCGGGTCTATATTTCAACGGCTGACGCCGCCGCTGCGCAACAGGCAGTGGCGATGGTCGAAGCGCTGACGCGCGAGATCAAGGTCGGCGATATTTTCCTCGGTAAGGTGGTGCGGATTATGCCATTTGGCGCGTTTGTCAATCTTGCGCCGGGTAAGGACGGCATGGTGCACGTCTCCGAACTCGACGTCGGTCGGGTCGAGAATGTCGAAGACGTGATCAAGATGGGCGATGAGATCAATGTGATGGTCATCGGCATTGAGCCTGGCACGGGCAAAGTGAGCCTGTCACGGCGCGCGTTGCTCACCGGCGAGACGGCGGAGGATCGCCGGGCAGCGGGCGCGGGGCGCGGTCTGCGTGATGGTGGGCGCAGTAGTGGCAGCGAGCGCAGCGGCGACCGCAGTCCGCGCAGCGATGATCGTCCGCGCCCGCGCCGACGGTGA
- a CDS encoding anion transporter translates to MTWLSWLTVVIVVATIAGIAVGRWPWLRADRATIAVVGAAALLACGAITLEAAFEALDLDTLLLLFSMMVLNGQLYNAGFFGVVAQRVVRVAHTPRGLLALIIVASGVLSALFLNDTIALMLTPLVLDTTRALRRNPIPYLIGLATSANIGSAATITGNPQNMIIGNASGIPYATFAAALAPTALISMAICWLVIVLVYPQEFRRGRFDTPEVGRMRVYRPLLRKVAVVAPVMLALMIAGLPVALAAFLAATALLATRRLRPERIWKTVDWTLLVFFAGLFVVTGSLQVQGVTDTLFTATAPFIGGSLIMFGVVTALLSNLISNVPAVLVLQHLIPALAQPERGWLMLAAASTLAGNLTLIGSVANLIVAELAARWGVRLTFGAYLRAGVPITVLTLLVAFVLV, encoded by the coding sequence ATGACCTGGCTATCCTGGCTGACGGTGGTGATTGTCGTTGCCACCATCGCGGGCATTGCCGTCGGGCGCTGGCCCTGGTTACGCGCGGATCGCGCCACTATCGCCGTGGTTGGCGCGGCGGCGCTCCTGGCATGCGGCGCTATCACGCTCGAAGCGGCATTCGAGGCGCTCGATCTTGATACGCTCCTGCTGCTGTTCAGTATGATGGTGCTCAATGGTCAACTCTACAATGCCGGATTCTTCGGCGTTGTCGCACAGCGTGTGGTGCGGGTGGCGCATACGCCACGCGGGTTGCTGGCGCTGATTATCGTGGCGTCGGGCGTGCTCTCGGCGCTTTTCCTGAATGACACGATTGCGCTTATGCTCACGCCGCTCGTGCTCGATACCACCCGCGCGCTGCGGCGCAATCCGATCCCCTACCTGATTGGGCTGGCGACGAGCGCCAATATCGGTTCGGCAGCGACGATCACAGGCAACCCGCAGAACATGATTATCGGCAATGCGTCGGGCATTCCCTATGCCACGTTCGCCGCCGCGCTTGCACCGACAGCGCTGATCAGCATGGCGATCTGCTGGCTGGTGATTGTGCTGGTCTATCCTCAGGAGTTTCGGCGTGGACGCTTCGATACGCCGGAAGTTGGTCGGATGCGGGTCTATCGTCCATTGCTGCGAAAGGTCGCCGTTGTCGCGCCGGTGATGCTGGCGCTGATGATTGCAGGGCTTCCCGTGGCGCTTGCAGCCTTCCTGGCTGCGACGGCGCTGCTCGCCACACGACGATTGCGCCCGGAACGCATCTGGAAGACCGTGGACTGGACCCTGCTCGTCTTCTTTGCGGGTCTCTTCGTCGTGACCGGCAGCCTCCAGGTTCAGGGGGTGACCGATACGTTATTTACCGCGACGGCGCCGTTTATCGGCGGGAGTCTGATCATGTTCGGCGTCGTCACCGCCCTCCTCTCGAACCTGATCAGCAATGTTCCGGCAGTGCTGGTGCTGCAACATCTGATCCCCGCGCTGGCGCAGCCTGAACGCGGCTGGCTGATGCTGGCAGCCGCATCGACCCTGGCCGGCAACCTGACCTTGATCGGCTCGGTGGCAAACCTGATCGTGGCGGAACTCGCAGCACGCTGGGGAGTGCGCCTAACCTTCGGCGCCTACCTGCGTGCCGGTGTGCCGATTACGGTGTTGACGTTGCTGGTCGCGTTTGTGCTGGTGTAG
- a CDS encoding CPBP family intramembrane glutamic endopeptidase, giving the protein MSHTLSPQMSAISPRSSAHQRLVSGFALAGSVWIVGLIGHFTPLAEWPALFLYVLGAIGVTLLLGVRDGLWEAMWVTRCGLGRALAWGGGIGLALLVIDNLNTFMYYRAGGAPMAQMEAILIGMRLVFLFPLLVLAEEFLWRGVILSGLHDAGFNRHLAVALTTTAYALNHFAVAPVGMVERAMMAAMGLPIGIAGGYLALKTRSVWAPVALHGLTMISMIVDIFVIPRLV; this is encoded by the coding sequence ATGAGCCACACGTTAAGCCCGCAGATGTCCGCTATCTCACCACGATCATCGGCGCACCAGCGGCTTGTGTCTGGTTTTGCACTGGCCGGATCGGTCTGGATCGTTGGTCTCATCGGGCACTTCACACCGCTGGCAGAATGGCCCGCGCTCTTTCTCTACGTCCTCGGCGCCATCGGCGTGACCCTGTTGCTAGGGGTGCGCGATGGTCTGTGGGAAGCAATGTGGGTGACGCGCTGCGGTTTAGGGCGGGCGCTGGCGTGGGGTGGCGGAATCGGTCTGGCGCTGCTGGTGATCGACAATCTCAACACCTTCATGTACTATCGTGCAGGCGGCGCGCCAATGGCGCAGATGGAAGCAATCCTGATCGGCATGCGCCTGGTCTTTCTCTTTCCGCTGCTGGTGCTGGCGGAGGAGTTTCTCTGGCGCGGCGTCATTCTCTCTGGATTGCACGATGCCGGGTTCAATCGCCATCTGGCGGTGGCGCTCACCACGACCGCTTATGCCCTGAACCACTTCGCCGTCGCGCCGGTTGGCATGGTCGAGCGCGCAATGATGGCGGCGATGGGGTTGCCGATTGGAATTGCCGGGGGGTATCTGGCGCTGAAGACTCGCAGCGTCTGGGCGCCGGTCGCACTCCATGGATTGACGATGATCTCGATGATTGTCGATATCTTCGTCATCCCCCGGTTAGTGTAA
- a CDS encoding GHMP family kinase ATP-binding protein — translation MSTFSSSGTPDRIINGVAPIRICNLGGWTDAWFAGHGAIFNIGVYPYVEVQVAVFPRSCREHQVTLHAENYGERSVVMPGSIDHARHPLLEAAINEVSLPDDVALEITIFSDVPAGASTGTSAAVTVALIGALDALTPGRMTPHEVAYAAHRVETQRLGLQSGIQDQLCSAYGSINFIEMFQYPYATVSQIRVPDAIRWELERRLALIFLGRTHSSSAVHEQVIAGLEREGDASPRLDALRRCAVRARDALYAGDFVALGRAMIDNTDAQRALHPALVNADADLVIALAREYGVLGWKVNGAGGEGGSLTILCGPDASANRALLRDIRQLSPLFQPIPIYLSRMGLRVWTTVAG, via the coding sequence ATGAGTACATTTTCATCTTCCGGAACGCCTGACCGGATCATCAATGGCGTTGCGCCCATCCGCATCTGCAATCTCGGCGGTTGGACAGACGCCTGGTTTGCCGGGCATGGCGCAATTTTCAACATTGGCGTCTACCCGTATGTTGAGGTGCAGGTTGCGGTGTTTCCTCGCTCTTGTCGTGAGCATCAGGTGACGCTCCATGCTGAGAACTACGGTGAGCGCTCTGTTGTCATGCCGGGCAGCATCGACCACGCGCGCCATCCGCTCCTCGAAGCCGCTATCAATGAGGTGTCACTGCCGGACGACGTGGCGCTGGAGATCACGATTTTCTCCGATGTTCCGGCAGGCGCGTCCACCGGCACATCAGCCGCCGTCACCGTCGCGCTGATCGGCGCGCTCGACGCACTCACTCCCGGCAGAATGACGCCGCACGAAGTCGCCTACGCTGCACACCGCGTCGAAACGCAGCGCCTTGGGTTGCAGAGCGGCATTCAGGATCAGTTGTGTTCGGCATATGGGTCGATCAATTTTATCGAGATGTTCCAGTATCCCTATGCCACAGTGTCGCAGATCCGCGTTCCTGATGCGATCCGGTGGGAACTGGAGCGTCGTCTGGCGCTGATCTTTCTTGGTCGCACCCACAGTTCTTCAGCAGTGCACGAGCAGGTCATCGCGGGACTCGAACGCGAAGGCGACGCATCCCCGCGCCTCGATGCGCTGCGCCGTTGCGCCGTGCGCGCCCGCGATGCGCTGTATGCCGGCGATTTCGTGGCGCTCGGTCGGGCGATGATCGACAACACCGATGCGCAGCGTGCATTGCACCCGGCGCTCGTCAATGCCGACGCCGATTTGGTCATTGCGCTCGCCCGCGAATACGGTGTGCTCGGATGGAAGGTCAACGGCGCCGGCGGCGAGGGCGGTTCGCTGACCATTCTCTGTGGACCCGACGCCAGCGCCAATCGCGCGTTGCTCCGCGACATCCGCCAGCTCAGTCCACTCTTCCAGCCGATCCCGATCTACCTCAGCCGGATGGGATTGCGGGTGTGGACGACGGTTGCAGGTTGA
- a CDS encoding site-specific DNA-methyltransferase codes for MARPLLPNRSPAERAIPDDVLRLARTRFTHALARLRESASIAELRTALDALWREIDDPSGALLVAADDAETTAFSKRRLRDAFEQIARAYTLERARYYLDRLARAAGESRTGAINEIDLNRWKEYDDVLTDSLWLFDRRAAGGAHHAGFWGNFVPQIPYQLMLRYTRRGDLVLDPFAGSGTTLIEAQRLGRLAIGVELNPAVAQQTRATLARESDVRSALCALEVGDSAAFDWRATLERYGVRSAQLAILHPPYHDIIRFSDDPRDLANAPSVDAFLSRLGAVVAQVKAALDAGRYLALVLGDKYANGEWVPLGFLGMQEVLRHGFTLKSIVVKNFEQTTGKRGQHELWRYRALVGGFYVFKHEYIFIFRNA; via the coding sequence ATGGCACGTCCGCTTCTTCCGAACCGTTCGCCTGCTGAGCGCGCCATTCCCGATGACGTGCTGCGCCTGGCACGCACCCGCTTCACGCATGCGCTCGCTCGACTGCGCGAATCTGCCTCGATTGCCGAGTTGCGCACCGCGCTGGATGCGCTCTGGCGCGAGATCGATGACCCGTCCGGTGCGTTGCTCGTCGCTGCCGATGATGCGGAGACCACCGCCTTCAGCAAACGGCGGTTACGCGACGCATTCGAGCAGATTGCGCGCGCCTACACCCTCGAACGCGCCCGCTACTATCTCGACCGTCTGGCGCGCGCCGCGGGTGAGTCCCGTACCGGCGCGATCAACGAGATCGACCTCAACCGCTGGAAAGAATACGACGATGTTTTGACCGATAGTTTATGGCTGTTTGACCGGCGCGCCGCCGGCGGCGCGCACCATGCGGGGTTCTGGGGCAATTTTGTGCCGCAGATCCCCTATCAACTGATGCTGCGGTATACCCGTCGCGGCGACCTGGTCCTCGACCCGTTCGCCGGTTCCGGTACCACGCTGATCGAAGCGCAGCGTCTGGGTCGATTGGCGATTGGCGTGGAACTGAACCCGGCCGTGGCGCAACAGACGCGCGCGACGCTGGCGCGCGAATCCGACGTTCGTTCGGCGCTGTGCGCGCTTGAGGTCGGCGATAGCGCCGCCTTCGATTGGCGCGCGACGCTGGAACGCTATGGCGTTCGCTCGGCGCAACTTGCCATTCTGCATCCGCCGTACCACGACATCATTCGCTTCAGCGACGACCCGCGCGACCTGGCGAATGCGCCGTCGGTCGACGCCTTTCTGTCGCGTCTTGGCGCGGTCGTGGCGCAGGTTAAAGCGGCGCTCGACGCCGGACGCTACCTGGCGCTGGTGCTCGGCGACAAATATGCCAACGGCGAGTGGGTCCCGCTCGGATTTCTTGGCATGCAGGAAGTGCTGCGCCACGGATTCACCCTCAAGAGCATTGTCGTCAAGAACTTCGAGCAAACGACCGGGAAGCGCGGTCAGCACGAACTCTGGCGCTATCGCGCGCTGGTTGGCGGATTCTATGTCTTCAAGCATGAGTACATTTTCATCTTCCGGAACGCCTGA
- a CDS encoding thiamine pyrophosphate-binding protein has protein sequence MHGGDRVALALQAHGVRFVFTLTGGHIAPILVGCRQRGIRVIDTRHEATAVFAADAVARLTGVPGVAVVTAGPGVTNTITAIKNAQMAQSPLVLIGGAAATALRGRGALQDIDQMALMQSITKWRRSVARVREIIPALEEAFFQARSDVPGPVFVELPVDLLYDEQVVRRWYGLNRSGRSPKQWIVQRYLDWRVSRLFAGVQDQPVATSRLVDVPEPEDGAVRAAVLRLVQSQRPLLLVGSQTMLDTASVGALAKAVTRLGVPTYLSGMARGLLGANHALQLRHRRREALREADLVILAGVPCDFRLDYGNHIARRATLIAANRSRTDLMLNRRPDIAVLGDPARFVCMLAERVLPGDPWKEWIERLRQRDAVRDAEIVRQAAEPTSYVNPIHLCRVINETLSDHSIIVADGGDFVATASYTVRPPRPLSWLDPGPFGTLGVGAGFALGAKLCQPDADVWLLYGDGSAGYSLTEFDTFVRHQAAVVAVIGNDAGWTQIAREQVEILHDDVATTLAYSDYHRVAEGFGAAGYRLDDPELAEETLKQARQTAAQGRPVLVNALIGKTDFRKGSISM, from the coding sequence ATGCACGGTGGTGATCGCGTGGCACTGGCGCTTCAGGCGCATGGGGTGCGTTTCGTTTTTACCCTGACCGGCGGGCATATCGCGCCCATCCTGGTTGGTTGCCGTCAACGCGGCATTCGTGTGATCGACACGCGCCATGAGGCGACTGCCGTGTTCGCCGCCGATGCTGTGGCGCGACTGACCGGCGTGCCCGGTGTCGCTGTAGTGACTGCCGGTCCTGGCGTGACGAACACGATCACGGCGATCAAGAATGCGCAGATGGCGCAATCGCCGCTGGTGCTGATCGGTGGCGCAGCGGCGACTGCACTGCGGGGACGCGGCGCGCTTCAGGATATTGACCAGATGGCGCTGATGCAATCAATCACGAAGTGGCGTCGGTCGGTTGCGCGGGTGCGGGAGATTATTCCGGCGCTGGAGGAGGCATTCTTTCAGGCGCGCAGCGATGTGCCCGGTCCGGTGTTCGTCGAACTGCCGGTCGATCTGTTGTACGACGAACAGGTGGTGCGCCGGTGGTACGGTCTCAATCGTAGTGGACGCTCTCCAAAGCAATGGATTGTTCAGCGGTATCTCGACTGGCGGGTGAGTCGATTGTTTGCCGGCGTGCAGGATCAACCGGTGGCGACGTCCCGTTTGGTCGATGTTCCTGAACCAGAAGACGGCGCGGTGCGCGCGGCGGTGCTCCGCCTGGTGCAATCACAACGTCCGCTCCTGTTGGTAGGAAGTCAGACGATGCTCGATACGGCGTCGGTCGGTGCGTTGGCGAAGGCAGTCACCCGGCTGGGTGTGCCGACGTATCTCTCTGGCATGGCGCGTGGGTTGCTCGGCGCGAATCACGCATTGCAGTTGCGGCACCGGCGGCGCGAGGCGCTGCGCGAAGCCGATCTGGTCATTCTTGCGGGTGTGCCGTGCGACTTCCGCCTCGACTATGGCAACCATATTGCGCGTCGCGCCACGCTTATCGCCGCCAACCGCAGCCGCACCGATCTGATGCTCAACCGGCGCCCCGACATTGCGGTGTTGGGAGACCCGGCGCGCTTTGTGTGTATGCTGGCGGAACGGGTGTTGCCCGGTGATCCCTGGAAGGAATGGATCGAACGGTTGCGTCAGCGCGATGCCGTCCGCGATGCTGAGATTGTGCGTCAGGCAGCCGAACCGACATCCTATGTCAATCCGATCCATCTCTGCCGGGTGATCAACGAGACGCTTTCCGATCACAGCATAATTGTTGCCGATGGCGGCGACTTTGTGGCAACCGCGTCGTACACGGTGCGTCCGCCGCGCCCGTTAAGCTGGCTCGATCCGGGACCGTTCGGCACACTCGGCGTTGGCGCGGGATTTGCGCTCGGTGCGAAACTCTGTCAGCCTGATGCGGATGTCTGGCTTCTGTATGGAGATGGGTCTGCCGGCTACAGCCTGACCGAATTCGACACTTTTGTGCGCCACCAGGCGGCAGTGGTTGCGGTCATAGGAAATGACGCTGGCTGGACGCAAATTGCGCGTGAGCAGGTGGAGATTCTGCACGACGATGTGGCAACCACGCTGGCGTATAGCGACTACCATCGGGTGGCGGAGGGGTTCGGCGCTGCTGGCTATCGCCTCGACGACCCGGAACTGGCGGAGGAGACCTTGAAGCAGGCGCGCCAGACGGCTGCCCAGGGCAGACCGGTGCTCGTCAATGCTCTGATCGGCAAAACCGATTTTCGTAAGGGGTCGATTTCCATGTGA